The Flavobacterium jumunjinense genome includes a region encoding these proteins:
- a CDS encoding Crp/Fnr family transcriptional regulator produces MNVDKVLNEIGVIYSPLSNECHQEFIANSKINTFKKGEIVVREGQFSEKAYIIVQGCARAYYLKDGKDISDWFSFENEIMTAIVSFFSKEPSPHYVEFVEDSIVIEFSKETVDSLSNKYHDFERFISKVVTQTMLGLCERLYTIQFNKADDRYKHLLSIYPEITNRIPLTHIASYLGITLETLSRIRNPKNRI; encoded by the coding sequence ATGAATGTTGATAAAGTATTAAATGAAATTGGAGTAATTTATTCACCGCTATCTAATGAATGTCATCAGGAATTCATTGCCAATTCAAAAATTAATACGTTCAAAAAAGGTGAGATTGTAGTACGTGAAGGACAATTTTCAGAAAAAGCATACATAATTGTACAAGGTTGTGCAAGAGCCTATTATTTAAAAGACGGAAAGGACATTTCTGACTGGTTTTCTTTTGAAAATGAAATTATGACTGCAATAGTTAGTTTTTTCAGCAAAGAGCCAAGTCCTCATTATGTGGAATTTGTAGAAGATTCTATTGTTATCGAATTCTCAAAAGAAACTGTTGATAGTCTTTCTAACAAATACCACGATTTTGAACGCTTTATTAGTAAAGTAGTAACCCAAACTATGTTAGGCCTGTGCGAAAGATTATATACTATTCAATTCAACAAAGCAGACGACAGGTACAAACACTTATTAAGTATTTATCCTGAAATAACAAACAGAATTCCACTAACACATATCGCTTCTTATTTAGGAATTACACTTGAAACTTTGAGTAGAATAAGAAATCCTAAAAACCGAATTTGA